The sequence aaagaaaaatagaggaatcaattcgggtattatactaattaattaatacgtattttttcaattttatttattttgtccatttaaaaaaaattgacaaaatatgaaaataacacATCAGTTACCACATACATAGAGTTAATCTTTATGTGATTTTCCCTGCACTCTACATGAGTTGAGATTTAAACCAACCAAAATATAAACACCTTGAGCAACTAGtataaattaactaaaagatatATGGTTcactttgaaaaataattattgacaaataagtttttttttaataaatttataatttattcactttattaaaaaaacaaataagctattttttaaaaaacattttcacACTATAGACTCAAACTATCAAGATTTGATTTAGTAACTAATTTATGAaacattatattcaaaatatggatatggataaatttgattattcgtgtcatttttttatttatggataaaaaattagataattaattattacttagCTTTACTTAGAATGAGAGTCATGTTGAATTTACTTGGAGGataaatgttttgattaaaaggaTTTAGGGTACAGCAGTGGTAACCGTTTATTTAGTTAATACCGTTCAacttaaatgttttaaaaattactgatataaataattaagtccaataaaaaaaagttggtAGAATACCTATAAATAATGAGGTAAgtttatagttattttttagaGAAAACCTTTCACAAGATTTagttaatactaattaaaataatattattaaaaataattattaaatatatttatttaaataattaaatctcatAAATCGAATAACAGTTACTTCATAAAtcttgaaataaaaacaaagcataaaaCCGAGATAAAATagcaaaatatgataaaaatcaaACTAATTAAGATAATTAATCTCCACTTATTACACATTCTAAAACCTCTCCAATTAATGTAAAAGAAATTCACTAAATAAAACTCttatttttccaaaagaaaacaaattacaaaactCAGCCTTAAAACAAATAACATGATGTAGTAAAGAGATCACACAAGTAATTAAGGAATATACAAGATCCATCAacacaactttttttttcaataaatataagaaaCTGATAAACAATTTCACAACCAATGATCCATATAACTTGCAATCAACCAAGAGTTTTCTGGACCAATTGGCCAGGCTTGGCGCAACTCCGGCGACCTGAGGAGAACCTCCTGACAAGCTCACTGGCAAGGGCGGAGTTAAAGGTGGGCGACGGGGGTCATGGCccctgatttttatttttttgtttttaaattatatatatatatcaaattaatgcatataatataaaaaatatattttttaaaaaaaattgtgaaattttttttgttttgctctttaatattttacaaattgatttatatagatttCTACTAGATTGGAAGTATCTTTTTGATTAAAAGGAAAGGGTTGATCTCTCTCAGCTTGAAACTCCCTTCACTcttgaagaaataaaacaagctGTTTTTGATCTAAACTCTGATAAAGCTCGAGTCCAGGATGGCTTtccctatttttcttcttttcgaAACACCTGGACCACCCTTCTTGACTCCTTTGTTAAATTATGTGATGACTTCTATGAAGGAACAATCAACTTCGAGCGTCTAAATTGGATTCATATTGCACTTATCGCAAAAAATAATGAGCCAGGGGATGTATCGAACTATCGTCCCATTATCAACTCCACCTGTAAAATTATTTCGAAGATCCTTGCTTCCCGGCTTAGCACTGTGATTAGTAATCTGGTGGATGATTCGCAATCTGGCTTTATTAAAGGTAGATGCATTGCGGATAATATTATTGGTGCCCAAGAAGTTATCTTCAATTTGCAAAAGCGAAAATTACTTGGTTATGTCTTCAAAGTGGATTTTACAAAAGGCTTTGACTCTTTAGATTGGAACTTTCTCCTTGATGTCCTTGCTGCTAGAGGCTTTGGATCTAGATGGCTTTCCTGGATTCATACTATTCTTAGTACTGCCAAGACTCAGTTCATCATTAACGGAACCACTCAGGGATACATTAGATGTAAAAGAGGTCTGAGACAAGGTGATCCCTTGTCACCCCTGCTTTTTGTTCTTGCTACAGATGTCCTAAGCGCTATGTTCTCCCATGCACTCAGATCCAAAGTGTTAGTGGGTGTTTCCTTGGATCCTTTGATCAACATTTGCCACTTTCAATATGCTGATGACCTCTTAATATTCTCTGCTGGAGGACAAGAAGATCttcaaatcatcaaattaattctttatctttttgagGGGTCTTCTGGTCTTtccataaatttttcaaaaagttgtttgtattcTACACATTATGGCTTCCAACCACATTACACTTCCGCCAGAATCCTTAACTGCTCCAGAAACTGTTTGCCAATCACTTACTTAGGGATTCCTCTTTCTGGAAGAAGACCAAGACGTATTGACTGGGCAAAGCTCATTGGAATGGTTCGATCTAGACTCAACCCCTGGAAAGCAAATTATTTATCCCTTGGTGGCCGCCTAACTCTCATTAATTCTGTGCTTTCAACGGTTCCAGTTTATTGGATGTCGGTCTTCAAACTTCCCGCTTGGgtaatcaaagatattgatCAAATTCGAAGAGATTTTCTATGAAAAGGTCCTGATCTGGGTTCCAAAGGAATCAGACTGATTGCCTGGAATAGAATTACCAGGCCCCGCGATATGGGGGGCTGGGGAATCCTCAACCTTCAGGAATTTAACAAAGCTTTActtgggaaatggtggtggaaattgaCTTGTAATCCAGACAGTGGTTGGGCTAAAATCATTCAATCCAATTACTCAATTAGAAGCCCAAACGGAATCTTATCCCATAATCCacctagaaataaatctttcttttgggcaGGAGTGAATTCCTCTCTTTTACCATTTCGTTCCTgcataaacaaaattatcagAAATGGTTTAAACACATCTCTTTGAGTCGACCAGATTGGCATCTTTGGACAATTGCTTAAAAGATCTTTGGCCAACACTTTTCGCTGATTGTACATCTCCTTGGATTAATATCAGACAATTCATCCAACATATTAATAACCCAGAGATTCTTTTTCGCTCTGCTTCCCCTGATATGTTGTCCTCTCTTCTAGAGATCATTCCTGATTGCTCCCATAATCAGGAAGATACTTACTCCTGGGCACtggaaaaaagtggaaatttcacagtcaaatccttttataaattcCTTATTGATGGTGGAATGCGTAGTCCGCATTACTCTCAATTCTGGAAAATCCGCTGCCCTAGCAAAATAACTCTTTTTTGCTGGCTTGCTGGGGAAGATAAAATACTGACTCTtacaaatcttttcaagaaagggtGCAACATTCAAAACTCCACAGATACATGTGTTCTATGTTATAAAGCCTCTGAGAAGCTTAACCATCTTTTCCTTGAATGTGATTTCTCCAGACGTATCTGGACTTTTTTCTCACAAATCCTTGGTTTCAATCTCTCCCCACATTCAATTCCCACACTTTGGACTACTTGGATTCCATCCCTTATCCCTCAACACCGAACTCTCTGGGACCTCATTTCCCGTGCGATTTTGTGGAATATATGGATTGAACGAAATAATCGTATTTTTCGATTGATCGCTTTTACCgctttacaatatttttttattaaaattgctaatatgattctttcttggttttcaacAGTTGCGATAGACAACGATCATCTTtttaatgaagcttcccggaaaAATTAAGCGCTCTCTTAATTTCTTAAGCGCTAAAGTCTCAAATCAAAAGTTTGGAGATCCCGACTCAATCTTGCTAGGAGTAGTTGCTTCTTTTGTTGGTCTGGGCAGGCCTGAGGGACCAGACGGTGTCTTCCGCCTTCTCAGCTTTTTTCTCttcgttttttttattttatgctgCTCTTAGTTCTTttcctcacttctggtgagaggtTTTATCTTCATTCCTCATTACTCTTTTCTATTcgataaagttgtggtttatccacatttatttcaaaaagtCTATTGTTTGAtcagttgtttttttcttataaattagtatatatagtttaaaatattatagttttagacaaacatatttataaaattttattgtttagtctttggatatttaataaattggttatatagtaacaaattttttttgtaaaatttatctTGCGATAACTTGATTTTCGAAAAATTAGTATGTATATGCTATTTAAAAAAGTatagttttagaaaaatatttataaaaatataatatttttctcattcacattttacttgtcctctaaaaaaaattttatttctttttgaaaaatttttttggccccccaaaaaaaatatatatatggttctGCCCCTACTCACCGGTGAACCCATTGATAAAGGAGACAGTGTCGAGAGACGAAAACTGAAGGAGACGATGCCAGAGTTTCTAATTCCAACAACAGAAATTTGAGTTGTGAATTCAAGACCAGGTGCAAATGCAGCTCATGGAGATTGAGCTGGAGCATGATGATCACCTTGGCTTGAACAACTTCATATTGCCCTGCAATGGCAaccaatgcaaataatagaaataatgcTTGTTTAGAAGCCATTTTTGTTGCAaaattttttcttgatttctatGTGAATGAGTGCTTGGAAAGATGTGATTAATGACagcctatttatatatatatatatatggttttataaTGAGAATTTTGGCGcctttgatttgtttgtttattataaGACCAGGTCTaatttgttgttcttgtaaACAACGTAGTGatattgcatgcatgcatgcatgggttGTTGTTGATCCATGTATAGTAGAAGAAACagtaatttgtttcttttggaatTATTAATTGTTGATTAATTGTGTTCTCCTTCCATATGTCTAAATTCAACTGCTGACTCgccatttaatatatatattttgaaatcaagAAAGTActatattcaataaatttagaACAAGTTTAGGATGAAACTAGCTAaatgattataaattaattactatatataagatatatatatatatatatatcaacatgaGAGGGTTATCTCATATGGcaaatatattctatatatatatattttttataaaaatagataaattatgaatttattaaaaaccaaatatatCCGATATATCTTGTGCACAAAGTTGAGCATTTATATATCcacaaattttgttaaataataaaaaaaatacatatatgaaaaatcattttaataaaatttcataatcaCATGCATTGAATTTAGTTTGTGTTAAGGTGCCATTCCCATTTTGGTATAAACGGAAGGtgcaagtgttttttttttactttttgttaaataatatataagaatTTCAACTTAGTTTGTAAAGTtatgaatatatgtatatgagtttTGCTAGCTAGTGTTTATGTGCAAGTAtaaccaaaagaaaaattacaaggAATAAAAGTAAGCACCCTACTAAAGGTAAAGAGTATAATAATTCAACAAAGAGGATTCCCTTGCCAAAACATTCAATAagggaaagaaaagaattactCAACCTTTAAACAAAACGCAaggaataatatattttcaaaggTTTGCTCTCCTCTTAAATCACTGTACAAAAAGCTCATGCATCAATCtttctctcaatatatatactCCATCTTAATTAATATTCATTCCTTAAAAGCACACCATAAATTAACTAACAAAAGCAAGGTCTACTAGTCTATTATGGCAAAGAAGACAAGAGCTCCGGCCACAAAAAAGTCCCCCACGGTAGAAGATAAGAGAGTTCCGGCGATCACCGGAGAGCGAAACTACATAGATTTGAAGCCGGAGTCCAAATGGTCCAGCGATGAAGATACACACACTCTAGTGATCAACCTTCCATGTAAGTTTATCTTATATAGAAGCTTAATTATTCATAgtaaatttaaatagatatagatataaGAATAAGTGCTTTaaaacatatcttttatatataagcTAATAATCTAACATCCATTGATGTATGATATAGATTTCAAGGTGGAGGATATGAATGTTTCAGTAGACACCGGTAGCAATACTCTCAGTGTAAAATGTGAAAGCCAGGTCCCCTTAAACATGTGGATGCGTTTCGCCGGAGATTTTCCATTGCCGGAGAAGTGCAATGTTAATGAAGTGAAAGCTAAGTATGAGAATGGATTGCTCTCCGtgaaatttccaaaaataataaatgaagatgaagaagaacatgaagaagatgaggaattaggtgatgaagaagatgaaaccATGAAGAAAATGAGCAAGCATGGAATTGATGGTCAGCTTAAAATGATCATTCTAACTGGAGTTACACTTCTCATTGCCGTGGTGGTACTTTGGATGTCTCCTTTTAAGTCACAAGATAAAGAATTATGAAGAGCCAATTGATTCAGGATAAAAGAACACACCATTAATGTGTATCTGTGTGTATATACAATTTATAACTGTAAAATGTTGAGAttattatgtgtatatatacatgaagtggtgcaatgaaaatgaaattacTGATATAAAGCTAATCCTTAGAAAACtgaaacaaataaaactttTGCATTCTCCAAATCCTGCTGattgaatatgaaaatttttaattcaaactaTTATTTCAGTTATACgtgatttaaaatttagattattatCAGTTGAATCATCCAGAGAACactaaaaaaagttaaaacatgtggttaataaaatgttttatctAGATGTAACATCActacaataaaaacataaatttggcAAGATTTATTTGGCACAAGTTTGATTCCGTACCAAATTTGTCACAGAAATTGGCACGAAGCCAAAGGTAGTGACAAAGTTGTTTCGGTATTTGACACGATTACTAAATCATGACAATTTTGTCACGGTATTTAGCATCATTTATATTTTCGtctaaaatttagataaaaatcCGTGCCAAACACATCATccctttatttgtcacggtttttggcacggccaAGCCAAAATCGTGCTAAAAACCGTGACATTGAAGTACATGACATTTGGtacggtttttggcacagtttaggCTTGGacatgccaaaaaccatgacaaatacAACATCCCTTTCTTTATCACAGTTTTTGGCAAGACCAAgctaaaaccgtgacaaaaatcGTGATAATGGAGTACATGGCATTTgacatggtttttggcacggattAGGCTTGGCCGTGCCAAAAACCTTGACAAACACACCATCCCTTTCTTTATCATAGTTTTTGACACGACTAACCCAAAACCGTAACAAAACCCATGACAATGGAGTATATGATATTTGGCACAATATTTGACATAGTTTAGGTTTGgacgtgccaaaaactgtgacaaacacatcatttttttctttgtcacagtttttgacATTATCAAGCCAaatccgtgccaaaaaccatgacaatggAGTACATGGCATTTGGCACGGGTTTTCAAACACACCATCCCTTTGTCACGATTTTTCGCACGGCCAAATCaaaatcgtgccaaaaaccgtggaGTACATGGCATTTGACAGGGTATTTGGCATGGTTTAGACTTGgacgtgccaaaaaccgtgacaaacacaccATTCCtttttttgtcacggttttgggCACTGAGTACATAGCATTTgacacggtttttggcacagtttagaCTTAAACGtgccaaaaatcatgacaaacaccatcatccctttctttgtcacgatttttggcacgTCCAAGCCAAAACCATGACAATGGAGTACATGAGCATTTGACATAGTTTTTGGCACAATTTAGGCTTggccatgccaaaaaccgtgacaaagaaagggatgatgatatttgtcatggtttttggcacggccaACTCAAAAACATACCAAAAACTTAATTTcactctatatttataataattacataataattgcaCTCTAATAATTATgcacccacaataaaaaaaaacttaatttttttatattacaatttaaaattagataagcaTAATTTATAATACTTATACTTTATctttaataattacataataattatactctttttataataatttcttacccacaataataaaagttaatttttttcttgcataaaattttcttagaaactctctactatgcttcacagaaatatatgagaatttttcttgcataatttaattacgcatacacatgatattctatatttataatacttgtactctatttataataattttttatattataatttaaaatttttgaaacacCCGGCTTGCTTCTTCATCAGCGTCCTTCCATTTTGCTTTTAGGCCTTCTAGTTAGGATAGAGGCCTAATGCTTTGATCTACGTGTTTGGTGTGACAATACTAA comes from Dioscorea cayenensis subsp. rotundata cultivar TDr96_F1 chromosome 15, TDr96_F1_v2_PseudoChromosome.rev07_lg8_w22 25.fasta, whole genome shotgun sequence and encodes:
- the LOC120278075 gene encoding 16.9 kDa class I heat shock protein 3-like; the encoded protein is MAKKTRAPATKKSPTVEDKRVPAITGERNYIDLKPESKWSSDEDTHTLVINLPYFKVEDMNVSVDTGSNTLSVKCESQVPLNMWMRFAGDFPLPEKCNVNEVKAKYENGLLSVKFPKIINEDEEEHEEDEELGDEEDETMKKMSKHGIDGQLKMIILTGVTLLIAVVVLWMSPFKSQDKEL